A single region of the Salvelinus sp. IW2-2015 linkage group LG20, ASM291031v2, whole genome shotgun sequence genome encodes:
- the snrnp35 gene encoding U11/U12 small nuclear ribonucleoprotein 35 kDa protein, whose translation MNDWNPVAKVYDPLKAGSIDGTDVEPHDRAVWRAMVARYKPNKAVVGDPLLTLFVARLNPQTTEEKLNEVFSNYGDIRRLRLVRDIVTGFSKGYAFVEYKEERSVVRAKRDANKLVVDQSELFVDFEQERTLKGWVPRRLGGGQGGKKESGQLRFGGKDRPFRKPINLPVTMNQEWGGGGRECEREERYRDGSLSRERETDWGSRVRRDDRGRERGVEREYHRERRDRSYERESTRERESTRERGSTRERESTRERESTRERESTRERESTRERCDRRERDDRRHRDDKYRHRDRR comes from the coding sequence AAAGTCTACGACCCTCTCAAGGCGGGCAGCATCGATGGCACAGACGTGGAGCCCCATGACCGGGCCGTCTGGAGAGCCATGGTCGCCCGCTACAAACCCAACAAAGCCGTGGTGGGGGACCCGCTCCTCACTCTATTCGTGGCCCGCTTGAACCCTCAAACAACGGAGGAGAAGCTGAATGAAGTGTTCTCCAATTACGGGGATATCCGCCGCCTGCGCCTGGTGAGGGACATAGTGACTGGGTTCTCTAAGGGATATGCCTTCGTTGAATACAAAGAGGAGAGGTCCGTGGTCAGGGCGAAGCGAGACGCCAACAAACTAGTGGTGGACCAAAGTGAGTTGTTTGTGGACTTCGAGCAGGAGAGAACCCTGAAGGGATGGGTACCTCGTCGGCTGGGCGGAGGGCAGGGGGGCAAGAAGGAGTCTGGTCAGCTGCGGTTTGGTGGGAAGGACAGACCCTTTCGCAAACCCATCAACCTTCCTGTCACCATGAACCAGGAATGGGGTGGCGGTggcagagagtgtgagagagaggagcgcTACAGAGATGGGTCCCTGAGccgtgagagagagactgattggGGGAGTAGGGTgaggagagatgacagagggagagagagaggtgtagaaagGGAGTACCAccgagagaggagggataggagtTATGAGAGGGAGTCGACGAGGGAGCGGGAGTCGACGAGAGAGCGGGGGTCGACGAGGGAGCGGGAGTCGACGAGGGAGCGGGAGTCGACGAGGGAGCGGGAGTCGACGAGGGAGCGGGAGTcgacgagagagagatgtgacaggagagagagggatgacagaaGACACAGGGATGATaagtacagacacagagacaggagatga